One stretch of Acropora muricata isolate sample 2 chromosome 12, ASM3666990v1, whole genome shotgun sequence DNA includes these proteins:
- the LOC136892433 gene encoding uncharacterized protein isoform X1 → MYVHMRFNVYCCTFLYDCSYLLHNTLELWYSDHKRSFSVVDLWLQTSKPQAPPPPQKFRKVDSFDVEEENTAPAFAASTPKKEHGNEPQGLAFRKLGADIEMEQDCSNEVPRKAVEDQKLRPFAHNGETLLATFYGMLYTNDCTEKEWKLEIDGFIPICFVQVHGNPNKPFKIIAVENSRRIMEYLVLGSTTCARNSTFVWWQDGSSMFGLRFGKENQAEQFLSTVKRMASTLAKASELMKQEHERKAVIKQISDPTLSSSIHHTKVSLMIKLPDKQTTVMSVPGLLTMSELFEMVCEKENLDTTKHQLSLPRTGGRKVTFDSGTAVGSLRIREIAIIRTTLSDSRRGSSELDVLEDLLDLDGEESKILQIVLPTGIQKSYKVSIDMTLKQLVMRICSRERLNPRHHSLQYIDFKHEFLSMSGTVSELDVNEIRLMDKRGRNIPLVNDDDSPSNSPDNTKFRRSSGVDSESDSSSTISGEEKDNALVWQRSKSLDALVDGGGDVFAGQDQLATANETDATAPISLPINAGGGPVKKKPAVFPKPNVVKSSTLPKKPPPFEMRSGVRLKNQSFSPIKKDSIYASTPDLSFSSKSEISPGTNDIKTSTPENKIKRRTAPPPPPRPAVPKALFGESKTDSKPVVLGPPTKKSNCAIRSNSSHGQSSIPAATSGGQLKPSQKKRPAPERPARPAPPKPVRQYSTDSKDSLESIDSPDRTKEIKASFKRRSVSLDLGLPHGYLEDDENEKIDWRGVPPIFIPPPPPSELPPPLDECDTPVEPLTEFEAGFLEGNGPTNGVVEFEKYLVPSPRQSVIKGEISIEPSDRMSVLATVHEHASFPVVPPPPLYSEPSSECSSNEILPPREPVTLSIRDEVEVVIKPTVHDVPPLILETESIITTQDNKEKDRDSECDQSSEGVSKSPQAGLTQTCGSGSWDDNDSGSSVDGVSAIPPPFDFASTRPITPPCQFANPTVDPPEEVTKVHEADKTILCRAEYIPWMGEDQVPLNAKGRGTNREPEMISSKDIIKLDHNIEETSPSDENSQKKTDEILGSNVVIGTCTGDQQYENQDIEKRSVQVANFESYRQLEKQAIEVNVAAANDTSPRIGLSTDLSRKKKERPVTVQSHDLRADANTLNEVVNAKVNSKTKQQIRLSKRVKPEPKGKPHNIVKQSSGVHVSTNPESLQMKQLQKTEIIEHSLSSVREQRGPLNQQRQFEVEKIDQNLEPEKPEIKDKLMEVFEGSFTENAQSNGVARENEIVNTENSESGSDALTLERKVQRKVPPAMFGGTSTQSFIPEWVIPTKPLPVSKVKQPDTKSFPGTKVLVNSKLGVQQCALSRLHSSTVSNGGEQEDTPAKPDNRESCDDMKQMTAQLTEGGRTSLDVLNYKNSETSQDKCEQKYENKDTNVAADDVEGGSVFMEALVTPQTKPTNSPHDRLRELEGMLQELDKEASSSTSYPPHASERQGRYEELPTTSKLVEKVVVFEPRQDKERLELNSEGEWTMDVTLLKRQGDGSVFVEQMKDSDAERSQMRTGIDSELQLDLSSVQEAHVLPRPPSSSPPTTTPRSFTLHSPSELYSDRSTESGISLSEESKISCDSSGPVRDKENVAVQTCSTQTELQSDGDVVSENIEATETFRSVNPTNASSGVPAVSFSNDTITVTDSNLSDSTSGSSPSCLSSPVETINTLELPRPPPLRHHPDLASDMGLISSAAKITEKEHESETKPEASSKPGVSLLGQSTVSVVERPRSWVGPEVNNKRSIMWTSAFKPISFVEQGKKVAHPVSFQVKPFTGTSSVDPSVQPIVGSTEVTVTGSSLDESSKGISLDEENIQEKARITANSPAFKESHQTVSTDANNNPILKKPESFNSKGENLYFSSDFFESQRAPEDCQIKSVKAGPESTPSTDSSSSAASIRDQIMRDSMVGHRAQRSRPFSAIVDSSKFQVLTAGPKSSIKTGGSWADVKKRAAYQVAGMGKTENSSHEHTSVQEDKLIKPDLHHLAAKPPRTILAENPRQKELQRIDNNKDLVNAHDKSLAQVKVVDAQATQEQPTKTGSNSFPLAFNKSFASTENVKQGKAVDSALPTVIMRTKTGKEDPSKRHSMPAYIIPGTDRQPSKTSVSGGQFYFIMKDVKADTTVVPQGMVAAMKALREKK, encoded by the exons ATGTATGTACATATGAGATTCAATGTATACTGTTGTACATTTCTTTATGACTGCTCCTATTTACTCCACAACACTTTGGAACTCTGGTATTCTGATCATAAAAGATCATTTTCAGTTGTGGATCTTTG GCTTCAAACTTCCAAACCACAAGCCCCTCCTCCCCCACAGAAGTTCAGAAAAGTTGATTCTTTTGATGTCGAGGAGGAAAATACTGCTCCAGCCTTTGCTGCTTCAACGCCAAAAAAAGAACATGGAAATGAACCTCAAGGTCTGGCTTTTAGAAAACTTGGTGCTGACATTGAGATGGAACAAGATTGTAGCAATGAAGTTCCAAGAAAGGCTGTTGAAGATCAAAAGTTAAGGCCATTTGCCCATAATGGTGAAACACTGTTAGCAACATTTTATGGAATGCTTTACACCAATGACTGCACTGAGAAAGAATGGAAGCTGGAAATTGATGGATTTATTCCTATTTGCTTTGTGCAAGTTCATGGAAATCCTAACAAGCCCTTCAAGATTATTGCTGTTGAGAATTCAAGAAGG aTAATGGAATATCTGGTTTTGGGCAGTACAACTTGTGCTAGAAATTCAACATTTGTTTGGTGGCAGGATGGCTCTTCAATGTTTGGTTTGCGGTTTGGGAAAGAGAATCAAGCAGAGCAG TTCTTAAGCACAGTGAAGAGGATGGCATCGACTTTAGCCAAAGCTTCTGAGCTCATGAAGCAGGAGCATGAGAGGAAG GCTGTCATAAAGCAAATATCAGATCCTACATTATCAAGTAGCATACATCACACCAAGGTTTCCCTCATGATCAAGCTTCCTGACAAGCAAACAACTGTTATGTCTGTTCCTGGATT ATTAACAATGAGCGAACTGTTTGAAATGGTTTGTGAAAAGGAAAATCTTGATACTACAAAGCACCAATTGTCCTTGCCAAGAACTGGAGGAAGGAAAGTGACATTTGACTCAGGGACGGCTGTTGGCTCATTAAGGATCAGGGAGATAGCAATCATAAGAACAACTTTGTCAGACAGCAGGAGAGGAAGTTCAGAACTGGATGTCTTGGAGGACTTGCTTGACCTTGATGGCGAAGAG AGCAAAATTCTTCAAATTGTCCTTCCCACTGGTATACAAAAGTCATATAAAGTTTCTATTGACATGACCCTGAAGCAGTTGGTAATGAGAATTTGTTCTCGTGAGAGATTAAACCCTCGCCATCACTCATTGCAGTACATTGACTTCAAGCATGAGTTTCTAAGCATGTCAGGCACAGTCAGTGAATTAGATGTCAATGAAATCAGACTGATGGATAAAAGAG GACGTAATATACCATTAGTAAATGATGACGATTCACCATCTAACAGCCCAGATAACACGA AATTTAGACGGAGCAGTGGAGTTGATTCAGAGTCTGACTCTTCATCAACGATCTCTGGGGAAGAAAAGGATAATGCTTTAGTATGGCAGAGAAGTAAATCTTTAGATGCACTTGTAGACGGTGGTGGTGATGTGTTTGCAGGGCAAGATCAACTAGCCACAGCAAATGAG ACTGACGCAACTGCACCGATTTCCTTGCCAATAAATGCTGGAGGGGGACCTGTAAAGAAGAAGCCTGCTGTCTTTCCAAAACCAAATGTAGTGAAATCATCAACTCTTCCCAAGAAGCCGCCACCCTTTGAGATGCGTAGTGGGGTCCGTCTCAAAAATCAGAGTTTCAGCCCAATAAAAAAAGATAGCATTTATGCTTCCACCCCAGAtttaagtttttcttccaaATCAGAAATTTCGCCTGGGACTAACGACATCAAAACGTCGACACCAGAGAATAAGATTAAACGCAGGACTGCTCCACCGCCACCTCCCCGCCCAGCTGTTCCGAAGGCTTTATTTGGTGAGAGTAAAACAGACTCTAAACCAGTTGTTTTAGGACCTCCAACCAAGAAATCCAACTGTGCAATCAGAAGCAATTCTTCGCACGGTCAATCTTCTATCCCTGCAGCTACAAGTGGTGGTCAGTTGAAGCCAAGTCAAAAGAAACGGCCTGCCCCTGAACGCCCAGCACGGCCTGCTCCTCCAAAGCCTGTCCGGCAATACTCCACAGACAGCAAAGATTCTCTTGAATCAATTGACAGCCCTGacagaacaaaagaaataaaggcATCATTTAAGCGGCGCTCAGTGTCACTAGATCTGGGACTCCCACATGGTTATTTAGAAGACGACGAAAATGAGAAGATTGACTGGAGGGGTGTTCCCCCAATATTCATTCCTCCTCCGCCACCCAGTGAATTGCCACCCCCGCTGGATGAGTGTGATACACCTGTGGAACCTTTGACGGAGTTTGAAGCAGGTTTTCTTGAAG gCAATGGGCCTACGAATGGCGTTGTCgaatttgaaaaatatttggttCCTTCCCCCAGACAATCCGTTATAAAAGGGGAAATATCGATAGAGCCAAGTGACCGTATGTCAGTTCTTGCAACAGTTCATGAACATGCATCGTTTCCTGTGGTTCCACCACCCCCACTGTACTCGGAACCATCCTCAGAATGTTCTTCAAATGAGATCCTTCCCCCGAGGGAGCCCGTGACGCTGTCCATCAGGGATGAAGTTGAGGTGGTCATAAAGCCAACTGTACATGATGTCCCGCCTCTGATTTTAGAAACGGAATCCATCATTACAACCCAagacaataaagaaaaagaccGTGATTCAGAGTGCGACCAGAGCTCAGAGGGTGTTTCGAAAAGTCCTCAGGCAGGTTTGACGCAAACTTGTGGCTCAGGTAGCTGGGATGATAACGATTCAGGGTCAAGTGTCGATGGCGTAAGTGCAATTCCGCCACCTTTTGACTTCGCCTCGACGCGTCCAATTACTCCACCATGCCAGTTTGCTAATCCCACTGTGGACCCCCCTGAGGAGGTTACTAAAGTACATGAAGCTGATAAGACAATACTATGTAGGGCTGAATATATTCCATGGATGGGGGAAGACCAAGTGCCCTTGAATGCCAAGGGAAGAGGAACGAACCGTGAACCTGAAATGATCAGCAGTAAAGATATAATAAAATTGGATCATAATATTGAGGAAACATCTCCTTCTGATGAGAACAGCCAAAAGAAAACAGATGAAATTTTAGGCTCTAATGTTGTTATTGGAACTTGTACAGGAGACCAACAATATGAAAATCAGGACATCGAGAAACGTTCCGTGCAAGTAGCAAATTTTGAAAGTTATAGACAGTTAGAAAAACAAGCAATAGAAGTCAACGTTGCAGCCGCTAATGATACTTCGCCGAGAATAGGATTATCAACAGATTTAtcgagaaagaaaaaggaaaggcCTGTCACTGTGCAAAGCCATGATTTGCGAGCAGACGCAAACACATTAAATGAAGTCGTTAATGCCAAGGTTAATTCCAAGACGAAGCAACAAATACGACTTTCTAAGCGAGTTAAACCTGAACCAAAAGGGAAGCCACACAACATTGTCAAACAGAGCTCTGGTGTTCATGTGTCAACAAACCCAGAATCCCTGCAAATGAAGCAGCTCCAGAAAACTGAAATAATAGAACATTCACTGTCATCTGTTCGAGAACAACGAGGCCCTTTAAACCAACAAAGACAGTTTGAAGTCGAAAAGATTGATCAGAATCTCGAGCCAGAAAAACCAGAAATAAAGGACAAATTAATGGAAGTTTTCGAAGGATCATTCACAGAAAATGCGCAATCAAACGGGGTCGCGAGAGAAAACGAAATAGTTAACACGGAAAACTCAGAGTCAGGAAGTGACGCCCTTACACTTGAAAGGAAAGTCCAAAGGAAGGTACCTCCAGCAATGTTTGGTGGTACATCAACGCAGAGCTTCATCCCAGAGTGGGTTATCCCTACCAAGCCTTTACCAGTCAGCAAAGTTAAACAACCGGACACGAAAAGCTTCCCAGGGACAAAGGTTCTTGTTAATTCAAAACTTGGTGTCCAACAATGTGCTCTTTCGCGTCTTCATTCATCGACAGTATCGAATGGAGGTGAACAAGAGGACACGCCTGCTAAACCAGATAATCGAGAGTCGTGCGATGACATGAAACAGATGACCGCGCAGTTGACAGAAGGGGGACGAACGAGTTTagatgtgctaaattataaaaATTCTGAGACTTCGCAGGACAAATGCGAACAAAAATATGAGAACAAAGATACAAATGTAGCTGCTGATGATGTAGAAGGAGGAAGTGTGTTTATGGAAGCCTTAGTTACTCCACAAACAAAGCCGACAAACTCTCCTCATGACAGACTCAGAGAATTGGAGGGGATGCTTCAAGAGCTGGACAAGGAAGCGTCATCTTCAACAAGTTATCCTCCACATGCCAGCGAACGACAGGGTCGGTATGAAGAACTTCCTACTACAAGCAAGCTGGTGGAGAAGGTAGTTGTGTTCGAGCCCAGACAAGACAAGGAGCGACTAGAATTAAATAGTGAGGGAGAGTGGACGATGGATGTTACATTACTTAAGAGACAAGGGGACGGATCTGTGTTTGTTGAACAAATGAAGGACTCAGATGCTGAGAGGTCTCAAATGCGCACAGGCATTGACTCAGAATTACAATTGGATCTGTCTTCCGTTCAAGAAGCTCATGTCCTACCCCGTCCTCCTTCTTCTTCGCCACCCACAACCACACCCAGGTCGTTTACTCTACATTCTCCCTCGGAATTATACAGTGATAGATCAACCGAGTCTGGAATCTCTCTCAGTGAAGAATCAAAGATTTCTTGCGACTCCTCGGGACCAGTTAGAGACAAAGAGAATGTAGCAGTCCAGACTTGTTCAACACAAACTGAATTACAAAGCGATGGTGATGTTGTGTCTGAAAACATTGAAGCTACTGAAACCTTCAGATCAGTTAATCCCACGAACGCGTCTTCAGGCGTGCCAGCTGTATCTTTTTCAAATGACACAATTACAGTGACTGATTCTAATTTATCAGACTCCACAAGCGGATCGTCGCCATCTTGTCTTTCGTCTCCTGTTGAGACTATCAACACACTAGAGTTACCCAGGCCTCCACCTCTTCGACACCACCCGGATCTGGCATCGGATATGGGCCTCATTTCTTCTGCCGCAAAGATAACAGAGAAAGAGCACGAATCTGAAACGAAACCAGAAGCTTCATCAAAGCCAGGTGTATCCTTACTGGGGCAAAGTACAGTTTCTGTTGTGGAAAGACCACGTAGTTGGGTGGGGCCAGAAGTAAACAACAAGAGATCAATAATGTGGACATCAGCGTTTAAGCCAATTTCATTTGTTGAACAGGGAAAGAAAGTTGCGCACCCAGTCTCCTTTCAAGTGAAACCATTTACTGGGACTTCATCAGTGGACCCCTCCGTCCAACCTATCGTGGGTTCCACTGAGGTTACCGTCACGGGGTCTTCGCTTGATGAGTCATCCAAGGGCATTTCATTAGACGAAGAAAATATTCAGGAAAAGGCAAGAATTACGGCAAATTCACCTGCATTCAAAGAATCACACCAAACCGTTTCAACTGATGCCAATAACAATCCTATATTGAAGAAACCGGAATCCTTCAATTCGAAGGGCGAAAACCTCTATTTCTCAAGCGATTTCTTTGAGTCCCAAAGGGCGCCCGAAGATTGCCAAATTAAATCAGTCAAGGCTGGCCCTGAGTCTACGCCCTCAACCGACTCTTCCAGCTCTGCCGCATCAATTCGTGATCAGATAATGCGTGATTCAATGGTTGGTCATAGAGCTCAACGATCTCGACCATTTTCCGCAATTGTGGATAGCTCAAAATTCCAGGTGTTAACTGCAGGCCCAAAGTCTTCAATCAAAACTGGAGGAAGTTGGGCTGATGTGAAAAAACGCGCTGCTTATCAGGTAGCTGGAATGGGAAAGACAGAAAACTCCTCTCATGAACATACCAGCGTACAAGAAGACAAACTAATCAAACCAGATTTACATCATCTTGCTGCAAAACCACCTAGAACAATATTAGCAGAGAATCCGAGGCAGAAGGAACTCCAGCGTATCGACAATAATAAAGATTTAGTTAATGCACACGATAAGTCTCTGGCTCAGGTCAAGGTAGTGGATGCACAAGCTACACAAGAACAGCCAACAAAAACTGGATCCAATTCATTCCCGCTAGCTTTCAATAAATCATTTGCCTCCACCGAAAACGTGAAACAAGGAAAGGCAGTAGACTCAGCACTTCCAACGGTTATTATGAGAACAAAAACAGGAAAGGAGGATCCATCCAAGCGGCATTCAATGCCTGCTTACATAATTCCAGGGACTGACAGACAACCGTCGAAGACAAGCGTTTCTGGTGGACAG ttttattttattatgaaGGATGTCAAGGCGGACACCACGGTGGTTCCACAAGGAATGGTGGCCGCTATGAAAGCATtaagagaaaagaaatga